A single Gasterosteus aculeatus chromosome 2, fGasAcu3.hap1.1, whole genome shotgun sequence DNA region contains:
- the uckl1a gene encoding uridine-cytidine kinase-like 1a isoform X5: protein MKTECRRIMSSRSDSGSGEDSLDRLLPPTGTPRRKSATSLSKTEPPLLRTGTRTVYTAGRPPWYDEHGAQPKEAFVIGLCGGSASGKTTVANRIIEALDVPWVVLLSMDSFYKVLSPEQQTLAASNDYNFDHPGAFDLELLVATLRRLKQGKSVKIPVYDFTTHGRQKDWKNVYGASVIIFEGIMSFADQELLQLLDMKIFVDTDSDVRLVRRLRRDVTERGRDIDGVIKQYNKFVKPAFEQYIEPTMRLADIVVPRGGGNMVAIDLIVQHVHSQLEERELSVRALLASAQQSQTLPRTLSVLERTPQVKGLHTIIRNKGTSRDEFIFYSKRLMRLLIEHALTFLPSQSCVVQTPQGCEYEGRSYKGKGITGVSVLRAGETMEPALRAVCKDVRIGKILIQTNLDSGEPELHYLRLPKDISEDHVILMDSTVSTGAAAMMAVRVLLDHEVQEEKIALVSLLMAELGVHSVAYAFPKVKIITTAVDRSLDDLLHVIPGIGDFGDRYFGTDTSLSWSDGDGEQPSL from the exons ATGAAAACGGAGTGCAGGAGAATAATGTCGTCCCGCTCGGACAG TGGGAGCGGGGAGGACTCGTTGGACCGGCTCCTGCCCCCCACCGGGACCCCTCGCAGGAAGAGCGCCACCTCGCTGAGTAAAACCGAGCCTCCTCTGCTCCGCACGGGCACGCGCACCGTCTACACCGCCGGCCGACCTCCTTGGTATGACGAGCACGGAGCGCAGCCCAAAGAGGCCTTCGTCATCG GCTTGTGTGGGGGCAGCGCCTCGGGGAAGACCACCGTGGCCAATAGGATCATCGAGGCTCTGGATGTGCCGTGGGTTGTGCTCTTGTCTATGGATTCCTTCTACAAG GTTTTGTCCCCGGAGCAGCAGACTTTGGCAGCGAGTAACGATTACAACTTTGACCATCCGGGGGCTTTTGACCTTGAGCTGCTGGTCGCCACCCTGAGGAGGCTGAAGCAGGGAAAGAGTGTGAAGATCCCGGTGTATGATTTCACTACGCACGGGAGGCAGAAAGACTGG AAAAATGTGTACGGTGCCAGTGTAATAATATTTGAAGGAATTATGTCTTTTGCGGACCAAGAGCTTCTCCAG CTCCTGGATATGAAGATCTTTGTGGACACTGACTCAGACGTCCGGCTGGTCCGCCGGCTGCGCAGGGACGTCACGGAGCGCGGGAGGGACATCGACGGCGTCATCAAGCAATACAACAAGTTTGTGAAGCCGGCCTTTGAACAGTACATCGAGCCGACCATGAGGCTGGCTGACATCGTGGTGCCGAGAG GTGGGGGGAACATGGTGGCCATCGACCTGATAGTGCAGCACGTCCACagccagctggaggag CGTGAGCTCAGTGTCAG GGCGCTGCTGGCCTCCGCTCAGCAGAGTCAGACGCTGCCGCGGACGCTCAGCGTGCTGGAGCGCACGCCGCAGGTCAAAGGCCTGCACACCATCATCAG GAATAAAGGAACCAGTCGAGACGAGTTCATCTTCTACTCAAAGAGGTTGATGCGGCTTCTCATAGAACACGCGCTGACGTTTCTACCGTCTCAG TCGTGTGTGGTCCAGACTCCCCAGGGCTGTGAGTACGAGGGCCGCAGCTACAAAGGGAAGGGG ATCACGGGTGTGTCCGTGCTGCGGGCGGGGGAGACGATGGAGCCCGCCCTGAGGGCCGTGTGCAAGGACGTCCGCATCGGCAAGATCCTCATCCAGACCAACCTGGACTCGGGCGAACCAGAG CTGCATTACCTGCGTCTGCCCAAAGACATCAGCGAGGATCATGTCATCCTAATGGacagcaccgtctccaccggcGCTGCCGCCATGATGGCAGTGCGAGTCCTACTG GACCACGAGGTGCAGGAGGAAAAGATTGCGttggtgtcgctgctgatgGCCGAGCTCGGGGTGCACTCTGTGGCCTACGCCTTCCCGAAGGTCAAAATCATCACCACTGCAGTGGACCGGAGTCTGGACGATTTGTTACACGTGATTCCCGGTATCG GGGACTTTGGAGACCGGTACTTCGGGACGGACACGTCCCTCAGCTGGAGCGACGGGGACGGGGAGCAGCCGTCGCTCTGA
- the uckl1a gene encoding uridine-cytidine kinase-like 1a isoform X1, translating to MVSNDCLWECSCASADLCLFHVESRHSPGMEEVFRSFTSSSTCGSGEDSLDRLLPPTGTPRRKSATSLSKTEPPLLRTGTRTVYTAGRPPWYDEHGAQPKEAFVIGLCGGSASGKTTVANRIIEALDVPWVVLLSMDSFYKVLSPEQQTLAASNDYNFDHPGAFDLELLVATLRRLKQGKSVKIPVYDFTTHGRQKDWKNVYGASVIIFEGIMSFADQELLQLLDMKIFVDTDSDVRLVRRLRRDVTERGRDIDGVIKQYNKFVKPAFEQYIEPTMRLADIVVPRGGGNMVAIDLIVQHVHSQLEERELSVRALLASAQQSQTLPRTLSVLERTPQVKGLHTIIRNKGTSRDEFIFYSKRLMRLLIEHALTFLPSQSCVVQTPQGCEYEGRSYKGKGITGVSVLRAGETMEPALRAVCKDVRIGKILIQTNLDSGEPELHYLRLPKDISEDHVILMDSTVSTGAAAMMAVRVLLDHEVQEEKIALVSLLMAELGVHSVAYAFPKVKIITTAVDRSLDDLLHVIPGIGDFGDRYFGTDTSLSWSDGDGEQPSL from the exons ATGGTTTCTAATGACTGCCTGTGGGAATGCAGCTGTGCCTCGGCTGACTTGTGTTTGTTCCATGTTGAGAGTAGACACAGTCCAGGCATGGAGGAAGTATTCAGATCGTTTACTTCCAGTTCCACATG TGGGAGCGGGGAGGACTCGTTGGACCGGCTCCTGCCCCCCACCGGGACCCCTCGCAGGAAGAGCGCCACCTCGCTGAGTAAAACCGAGCCTCCTCTGCTCCGCACGGGCACGCGCACCGTCTACACCGCCGGCCGACCTCCTTGGTATGACGAGCACGGAGCGCAGCCCAAAGAGGCCTTCGTCATCG GCTTGTGTGGGGGCAGCGCCTCGGGGAAGACCACCGTGGCCAATAGGATCATCGAGGCTCTGGATGTGCCGTGGGTTGTGCTCTTGTCTATGGATTCCTTCTACAAG GTTTTGTCCCCGGAGCAGCAGACTTTGGCAGCGAGTAACGATTACAACTTTGACCATCCGGGGGCTTTTGACCTTGAGCTGCTGGTCGCCACCCTGAGGAGGCTGAAGCAGGGAAAGAGTGTGAAGATCCCGGTGTATGATTTCACTACGCACGGGAGGCAGAAAGACTGG AAAAATGTGTACGGTGCCAGTGTAATAATATTTGAAGGAATTATGTCTTTTGCGGACCAAGAGCTTCTCCAG CTCCTGGATATGAAGATCTTTGTGGACACTGACTCAGACGTCCGGCTGGTCCGCCGGCTGCGCAGGGACGTCACGGAGCGCGGGAGGGACATCGACGGCGTCATCAAGCAATACAACAAGTTTGTGAAGCCGGCCTTTGAACAGTACATCGAGCCGACCATGAGGCTGGCTGACATCGTGGTGCCGAGAG GTGGGGGGAACATGGTGGCCATCGACCTGATAGTGCAGCACGTCCACagccagctggaggag CGTGAGCTCAGTGTCAG GGCGCTGCTGGCCTCCGCTCAGCAGAGTCAGACGCTGCCGCGGACGCTCAGCGTGCTGGAGCGCACGCCGCAGGTCAAAGGCCTGCACACCATCATCAG GAATAAAGGAACCAGTCGAGACGAGTTCATCTTCTACTCAAAGAGGTTGATGCGGCTTCTCATAGAACACGCGCTGACGTTTCTACCGTCTCAG TCGTGTGTGGTCCAGACTCCCCAGGGCTGTGAGTACGAGGGCCGCAGCTACAAAGGGAAGGGG ATCACGGGTGTGTCCGTGCTGCGGGCGGGGGAGACGATGGAGCCCGCCCTGAGGGCCGTGTGCAAGGACGTCCGCATCGGCAAGATCCTCATCCAGACCAACCTGGACTCGGGCGAACCAGAG CTGCATTACCTGCGTCTGCCCAAAGACATCAGCGAGGATCATGTCATCCTAATGGacagcaccgtctccaccggcGCTGCCGCCATGATGGCAGTGCGAGTCCTACTG GACCACGAGGTGCAGGAGGAAAAGATTGCGttggtgtcgctgctgatgGCCGAGCTCGGGGTGCACTCTGTGGCCTACGCCTTCCCGAAGGTCAAAATCATCACCACTGCAGTGGACCGGAGTCTGGACGATTTGTTACACGTGATTCCCGGTATCG GGGACTTTGGAGACCGGTACTTCGGGACGGACACGTCCCTCAGCTGGAGCGACGGGGACGGGGAGCAGCCGTCGCTCTGA
- the uckl1a gene encoding uridine-cytidine kinase-like 1a isoform X3, with protein sequence MTLQDCAGARISGCWSLRSDRGGSGEDSLDRLLPPTGTPRRKSATSLSKTEPPLLRTGTRTVYTAGRPPWYDEHGAQPKEAFVIGLCGGSASGKTTVANRIIEALDVPWVVLLSMDSFYKVLSPEQQTLAASNDYNFDHPGAFDLELLVATLRRLKQGKSVKIPVYDFTTHGRQKDWKNVYGASVIIFEGIMSFADQELLQLLDMKIFVDTDSDVRLVRRLRRDVTERGRDIDGVIKQYNKFVKPAFEQYIEPTMRLADIVVPRGGGNMVAIDLIVQHVHSQLEERELSVRALLASAQQSQTLPRTLSVLERTPQVKGLHTIIRNKGTSRDEFIFYSKRLMRLLIEHALTFLPSQSCVVQTPQGCEYEGRSYKGKGITGVSVLRAGETMEPALRAVCKDVRIGKILIQTNLDSGEPELHYLRLPKDISEDHVILMDSTVSTGAAAMMAVRVLLDHEVQEEKIALVSLLMAELGVHSVAYAFPKVKIITTAVDRSLDDLLHVIPGIGDFGDRYFGTDTSLSWSDGDGEQPSL encoded by the exons ATGACTCTGCAGGACTGCGCAGGAGCCAGAATTTCTGGCTGTTGGTCCTTGAGGTCTGACCGCGG TGGGAGCGGGGAGGACTCGTTGGACCGGCTCCTGCCCCCCACCGGGACCCCTCGCAGGAAGAGCGCCACCTCGCTGAGTAAAACCGAGCCTCCTCTGCTCCGCACGGGCACGCGCACCGTCTACACCGCCGGCCGACCTCCTTGGTATGACGAGCACGGAGCGCAGCCCAAAGAGGCCTTCGTCATCG GCTTGTGTGGGGGCAGCGCCTCGGGGAAGACCACCGTGGCCAATAGGATCATCGAGGCTCTGGATGTGCCGTGGGTTGTGCTCTTGTCTATGGATTCCTTCTACAAG GTTTTGTCCCCGGAGCAGCAGACTTTGGCAGCGAGTAACGATTACAACTTTGACCATCCGGGGGCTTTTGACCTTGAGCTGCTGGTCGCCACCCTGAGGAGGCTGAAGCAGGGAAAGAGTGTGAAGATCCCGGTGTATGATTTCACTACGCACGGGAGGCAGAAAGACTGG AAAAATGTGTACGGTGCCAGTGTAATAATATTTGAAGGAATTATGTCTTTTGCGGACCAAGAGCTTCTCCAG CTCCTGGATATGAAGATCTTTGTGGACACTGACTCAGACGTCCGGCTGGTCCGCCGGCTGCGCAGGGACGTCACGGAGCGCGGGAGGGACATCGACGGCGTCATCAAGCAATACAACAAGTTTGTGAAGCCGGCCTTTGAACAGTACATCGAGCCGACCATGAGGCTGGCTGACATCGTGGTGCCGAGAG GTGGGGGGAACATGGTGGCCATCGACCTGATAGTGCAGCACGTCCACagccagctggaggag CGTGAGCTCAGTGTCAG GGCGCTGCTGGCCTCCGCTCAGCAGAGTCAGACGCTGCCGCGGACGCTCAGCGTGCTGGAGCGCACGCCGCAGGTCAAAGGCCTGCACACCATCATCAG GAATAAAGGAACCAGTCGAGACGAGTTCATCTTCTACTCAAAGAGGTTGATGCGGCTTCTCATAGAACACGCGCTGACGTTTCTACCGTCTCAG TCGTGTGTGGTCCAGACTCCCCAGGGCTGTGAGTACGAGGGCCGCAGCTACAAAGGGAAGGGG ATCACGGGTGTGTCCGTGCTGCGGGCGGGGGAGACGATGGAGCCCGCCCTGAGGGCCGTGTGCAAGGACGTCCGCATCGGCAAGATCCTCATCCAGACCAACCTGGACTCGGGCGAACCAGAG CTGCATTACCTGCGTCTGCCCAAAGACATCAGCGAGGATCATGTCATCCTAATGGacagcaccgtctccaccggcGCTGCCGCCATGATGGCAGTGCGAGTCCTACTG GACCACGAGGTGCAGGAGGAAAAGATTGCGttggtgtcgctgctgatgGCCGAGCTCGGGGTGCACTCTGTGGCCTACGCCTTCCCGAAGGTCAAAATCATCACCACTGCAGTGGACCGGAGTCTGGACGATTTGTTACACGTGATTCCCGGTATCG GGGACTTTGGAGACCGGTACTTCGGGACGGACACGTCCCTCAGCTGGAGCGACGGGGACGGGGAGCAGCCGTCGCTCTGA
- the uckl1a gene encoding uridine-cytidine kinase-like 1a isoform X2 gives MTLQDCAGARISGCWSLRSDRGHSPGMEEVFRSFTSSSTCGSGEDSLDRLLPPTGTPRRKSATSLSKTEPPLLRTGTRTVYTAGRPPWYDEHGAQPKEAFVIGLCGGSASGKTTVANRIIEALDVPWVVLLSMDSFYKVLSPEQQTLAASNDYNFDHPGAFDLELLVATLRRLKQGKSVKIPVYDFTTHGRQKDWKNVYGASVIIFEGIMSFADQELLQLLDMKIFVDTDSDVRLVRRLRRDVTERGRDIDGVIKQYNKFVKPAFEQYIEPTMRLADIVVPRGGGNMVAIDLIVQHVHSQLEERELSVRALLASAQQSQTLPRTLSVLERTPQVKGLHTIIRNKGTSRDEFIFYSKRLMRLLIEHALTFLPSQSCVVQTPQGCEYEGRSYKGKGITGVSVLRAGETMEPALRAVCKDVRIGKILIQTNLDSGEPELHYLRLPKDISEDHVILMDSTVSTGAAAMMAVRVLLDHEVQEEKIALVSLLMAELGVHSVAYAFPKVKIITTAVDRSLDDLLHVIPGIGDFGDRYFGTDTSLSWSDGDGEQPSL, from the exons ATGACTCTGCAGGACTGCGCAGGAGCCAGAATTTCTGGCTGTTGGTCCTTGAGGTCTGACCGCGG ACACAGTCCAGGCATGGAGGAAGTATTCAGATCGTTTACTTCCAGTTCCACATG TGGGAGCGGGGAGGACTCGTTGGACCGGCTCCTGCCCCCCACCGGGACCCCTCGCAGGAAGAGCGCCACCTCGCTGAGTAAAACCGAGCCTCCTCTGCTCCGCACGGGCACGCGCACCGTCTACACCGCCGGCCGACCTCCTTGGTATGACGAGCACGGAGCGCAGCCCAAAGAGGCCTTCGTCATCG GCTTGTGTGGGGGCAGCGCCTCGGGGAAGACCACCGTGGCCAATAGGATCATCGAGGCTCTGGATGTGCCGTGGGTTGTGCTCTTGTCTATGGATTCCTTCTACAAG GTTTTGTCCCCGGAGCAGCAGACTTTGGCAGCGAGTAACGATTACAACTTTGACCATCCGGGGGCTTTTGACCTTGAGCTGCTGGTCGCCACCCTGAGGAGGCTGAAGCAGGGAAAGAGTGTGAAGATCCCGGTGTATGATTTCACTACGCACGGGAGGCAGAAAGACTGG AAAAATGTGTACGGTGCCAGTGTAATAATATTTGAAGGAATTATGTCTTTTGCGGACCAAGAGCTTCTCCAG CTCCTGGATATGAAGATCTTTGTGGACACTGACTCAGACGTCCGGCTGGTCCGCCGGCTGCGCAGGGACGTCACGGAGCGCGGGAGGGACATCGACGGCGTCATCAAGCAATACAACAAGTTTGTGAAGCCGGCCTTTGAACAGTACATCGAGCCGACCATGAGGCTGGCTGACATCGTGGTGCCGAGAG GTGGGGGGAACATGGTGGCCATCGACCTGATAGTGCAGCACGTCCACagccagctggaggag CGTGAGCTCAGTGTCAG GGCGCTGCTGGCCTCCGCTCAGCAGAGTCAGACGCTGCCGCGGACGCTCAGCGTGCTGGAGCGCACGCCGCAGGTCAAAGGCCTGCACACCATCATCAG GAATAAAGGAACCAGTCGAGACGAGTTCATCTTCTACTCAAAGAGGTTGATGCGGCTTCTCATAGAACACGCGCTGACGTTTCTACCGTCTCAG TCGTGTGTGGTCCAGACTCCCCAGGGCTGTGAGTACGAGGGCCGCAGCTACAAAGGGAAGGGG ATCACGGGTGTGTCCGTGCTGCGGGCGGGGGAGACGATGGAGCCCGCCCTGAGGGCCGTGTGCAAGGACGTCCGCATCGGCAAGATCCTCATCCAGACCAACCTGGACTCGGGCGAACCAGAG CTGCATTACCTGCGTCTGCCCAAAGACATCAGCGAGGATCATGTCATCCTAATGGacagcaccgtctccaccggcGCTGCCGCCATGATGGCAGTGCGAGTCCTACTG GACCACGAGGTGCAGGAGGAAAAGATTGCGttggtgtcgctgctgatgGCCGAGCTCGGGGTGCACTCTGTGGCCTACGCCTTCCCGAAGGTCAAAATCATCACCACTGCAGTGGACCGGAGTCTGGACGATTTGTTACACGTGATTCCCGGTATCG GGGACTTTGGAGACCGGTACTTCGGGACGGACACGTCCCTCAGCTGGAGCGACGGGGACGGGGAGCAGCCGTCGCTCTGA
- the uckl1a gene encoding uridine-cytidine kinase-like 1a isoform X4, whose amino-acid sequence MDSFYKVLSPEQQTLAASNDYNFDHPGAFDLELLVATLRRLKQGKSVKIPVYDFTTHGRQKDWKNVYGASVIIFEGIMSFADQELLQLLDMKIFVDTDSDVRLVRRLRRDVTERGRDIDGVIKQYNKFVKPAFEQYIEPTMRLADIVVPRGGGNMVAIDLIVQHVHSQLEERELSVRALLASAQQSQTLPRTLSVLERTPQVKGLHTIIRNKGTSRDEFIFYSKRLMRLLIEHALTFLPSQSCVVQTPQGCEYEGRSYKGKGITGVSVLRAGETMEPALRAVCKDVRIGKILIQTNLDSGEPELHYLRLPKDISEDHVILMDSTVSTGAAAMMAVRVLLDHEVQEEKIALVSLLMAELGVHSVAYAFPKVKIITTAVDRSLDDLLHVIPGIGDFGDRYFGTDTSLSWSDGDGEQPSL is encoded by the exons ATGGATTCCTTCTACAAG GTTTTGTCCCCGGAGCAGCAGACTTTGGCAGCGAGTAACGATTACAACTTTGACCATCCGGGGGCTTTTGACCTTGAGCTGCTGGTCGCCACCCTGAGGAGGCTGAAGCAGGGAAAGAGTGTGAAGATCCCGGTGTATGATTTCACTACGCACGGGAGGCAGAAAGACTGG AAAAATGTGTACGGTGCCAGTGTAATAATATTTGAAGGAATTATGTCTTTTGCGGACCAAGAGCTTCTCCAG CTCCTGGATATGAAGATCTTTGTGGACACTGACTCAGACGTCCGGCTGGTCCGCCGGCTGCGCAGGGACGTCACGGAGCGCGGGAGGGACATCGACGGCGTCATCAAGCAATACAACAAGTTTGTGAAGCCGGCCTTTGAACAGTACATCGAGCCGACCATGAGGCTGGCTGACATCGTGGTGCCGAGAG GTGGGGGGAACATGGTGGCCATCGACCTGATAGTGCAGCACGTCCACagccagctggaggag CGTGAGCTCAGTGTCAG GGCGCTGCTGGCCTCCGCTCAGCAGAGTCAGACGCTGCCGCGGACGCTCAGCGTGCTGGAGCGCACGCCGCAGGTCAAAGGCCTGCACACCATCATCAG GAATAAAGGAACCAGTCGAGACGAGTTCATCTTCTACTCAAAGAGGTTGATGCGGCTTCTCATAGAACACGCGCTGACGTTTCTACCGTCTCAG TCGTGTGTGGTCCAGACTCCCCAGGGCTGTGAGTACGAGGGCCGCAGCTACAAAGGGAAGGGG ATCACGGGTGTGTCCGTGCTGCGGGCGGGGGAGACGATGGAGCCCGCCCTGAGGGCCGTGTGCAAGGACGTCCGCATCGGCAAGATCCTCATCCAGACCAACCTGGACTCGGGCGAACCAGAG CTGCATTACCTGCGTCTGCCCAAAGACATCAGCGAGGATCATGTCATCCTAATGGacagcaccgtctccaccggcGCTGCCGCCATGATGGCAGTGCGAGTCCTACTG GACCACGAGGTGCAGGAGGAAAAGATTGCGttggtgtcgctgctgatgGCCGAGCTCGGGGTGCACTCTGTGGCCTACGCCTTCCCGAAGGTCAAAATCATCACCACTGCAGTGGACCGGAGTCTGGACGATTTGTTACACGTGATTCCCGGTATCG GGGACTTTGGAGACCGGTACTTCGGGACGGACACGTCCCTCAGCTGGAGCGACGGGGACGGGGAGCAGCCGTCGCTCTGA